From a region of the Ardenticatena maritima genome:
- a CDS encoding sugar phosphorylase: protein MPTPRERMQARLRFIYGEETARALWPRVAALLDAYRTRHPEWRAAVVPPEERLTERDALVITYADQIQREGEPPLRTLAHLLPDLVTPDINWVHLLPFYPYSSDDGFSVIDYKAVNPEFGTWDDVARFRPRMRLMFDAVINHISSQSAWFQAFLRGEPPYRDFFIVVDPNTDLSQVVRPRTTPLLTPFETAEGVKYVWTTFSADQIDLNYANPDVLLAVLDVLLFYVEQGAELIRLDAIAFLWKEIGTPCIHHPKTHAIVKLFRDVLDDVAPNVMLITETNVPHAENISYFGNGYDEAQLVYNFALPPLVLHTFATASAAQLSAWAATLHTPSPATTFFNFLASHDGIGVRPVEGILSAEEIEALVARTLAHGGRVSYRALPDGGQSTYELNITYFDALNDPANPSPLDVPRFLAAHAIMFALAGMPAVYVHSLFGSRNCQCCVEERGYNRAINREKFAYEPFMRELNDPQSLRRRVFDGMRHLLAVRRTLPAFHPTAAQEVLTLDDAVFALVRRPVHVEAAPVLALINVTPTPRRVVVPVDVLGAGVWRETLAGVRLHVDGTSQTVELPPYAVQWWTV, encoded by the coding sequence GCGCCGCCGTGGTCCCGCCGGAAGAACGCCTGACGGAGCGCGACGCATTGGTCATCACCTATGCCGACCAGATTCAGCGCGAGGGGGAACCGCCGTTGCGCACGCTTGCCCACCTCTTGCCCGACCTGGTGACGCCTGACATCAATTGGGTGCATTTGTTGCCCTTCTACCCCTACTCGTCAGATGACGGCTTCTCGGTGATTGATTACAAGGCGGTCAATCCCGAGTTTGGTACGTGGGACGATGTCGCCCGTTTTCGTCCACGTATGCGCCTGATGTTCGATGCCGTCATCAACCACATTTCGAGCCAGAGCGCCTGGTTTCAGGCGTTTTTGCGTGGTGAACCCCCCTACCGCGATTTCTTCATCGTGGTTGACCCGAACACGGATTTGTCGCAGGTGGTGCGCCCCCGTACCACGCCTTTGCTCACGCCGTTTGAGACGGCTGAGGGCGTGAAGTACGTCTGGACGACGTTCAGCGCCGACCAGATTGACCTGAACTATGCCAACCCCGATGTGTTGCTGGCGGTGCTGGATGTGCTGTTGTTCTACGTAGAACAGGGCGCGGAACTGATTCGACTGGACGCGATTGCCTTTTTGTGGAAGGAGATTGGGACGCCCTGCATTCATCACCCCAAAACACATGCCATTGTCAAACTCTTTCGCGATGTGTTGGATGATGTTGCGCCCAACGTCATGCTCATTACCGAAACGAATGTGCCGCACGCCGAAAATATTTCGTACTTTGGCAACGGCTATGATGAAGCGCAGTTGGTGTACAACTTTGCGCTGCCGCCGCTGGTGTTGCACACCTTCGCCACCGCCTCGGCGGCGCAGTTGAGCGCATGGGCGGCAACGTTGCACACCCCTTCACCCGCCACCACCTTCTTCAACTTCCTGGCGTCGCACGACGGTATTGGTGTGCGTCCTGTGGAAGGCATTTTGTCGGCGGAAGAGATTGAGGCGCTGGTGGCGCGTACCCTCGCGCATGGGGGGCGTGTTTCGTACCGTGCTTTGCCCGATGGCGGACAAAGCACGTATGAACTCAATATTACCTATTTTGACGCGCTCAACGATCCGGCGAACCCGTCGCCGCTGGATGTCCCCCGTTTTCTGGCGGCGCACGCTATCATGTTCGCCCTGGCGGGCATGCCCGCCGTGTATGTGCATAGCCTCTTTGGCTCGCGCAATTGCCAGTGTTGTGTAGAAGAACGGGGCTACAATCGCGCCATCAACCGCGAAAAGTTTGCCTACGAACCATTCATGCGTGAACTGAACGACCCCCAAAGCCTGCGGCGGCGCGTTTTTGATGGTATGCGCCATTTGTTGGCGGTGCGGCGCACGTTGCCCGCTTTTCATCCCACGGCGGCGCAGGAGGTGCTCACGCTGGACGACGCCGTTTTTGCGCTGGTGCGGCGTCCTGTGCATGTGGAAGCCGCGCCCGTTTTGGCGCTCATCAACGTGACGCCGACGCCGCGCCGTGTGGTGGTGCCTGTGGACGTGTTGGGGGCGGGCGTCTGGCGCGAAACCCTGGCAGGGGTGCGCTTGCATGTTGATGGCACGAGCCAAACCGTCGAACTGCCGCCCTACGCCGTGCAATGGTGGACGGTGTAG
- a CDS encoding DUF4442 domain-containing protein: protein MKRWFRRWLRDPRWLRWGLNIYPPYLGAGIKVRTISPDYRYVEVEMRLHWYNRNYVGTHFGGSLYSMTDPFYMLMLINILGPDYVVWDQAAEIVFRRPGRGKVRAVFTLNEAQIEDIRRATADGKPYRPTFMVNVVDEAGEVVAEVKKVLYVRRKRQG, encoded by the coding sequence ATGAAAAGGTGGTTTCGTCGTTGGCTGCGCGATCCCCGTTGGCTTCGTTGGGGGCTCAACATCTACCCACCCTATCTTGGAGCGGGGATCAAAGTGCGCACCATCAGCCCCGATTACCGCTATGTGGAAGTTGAAATGCGGCTGCACTGGTACAATCGCAATTACGTGGGCACACACTTCGGCGGAAGTCTTTACAGCATGACAGACCCCTTCTACATGCTCATGCTCATCAACATTTTGGGGCCCGATTACGTGGTGTGGGACCAGGCGGCTGAAATTGTGTTCCGCCGACCGGGGCGCGGCAAAGTGCGCGCTGTGTTCACGCTGAATGAGGCGCAAATCGAGGATATCCGCCGCGCCACCGCCGACGGCAAGCCGTATCGCCCAACGTTTATGGTGAATGTTGTAGATGAGGCGGGTGAAGTCGTTGCCGAGGTCAAGAAAGTGCTTTATGTGCGCCGCAAGCGCCAGGGGTGA
- a CDS encoding chloride channel protein: MTVRDEMSQADVPAPSQWALWVERLAAIARWHPPEEVVLLSTAVFVGVGTGYGAVVFIWLIQQITNLRLTFEQQMGVVGLIAFMAIAGVIVGVMVSRWASEAKGHGVPEVMEAVAVRGGRIRPRVALVKILASGLTIGAGGSAGREGPIVQVGAALGSTVGQFLRFSNDRVQTLVAAGSAAGIAATFNAPIAGSIFALEVILGRFSARNFGAVVISAVSASIISRIYLGDQPAFAVPAYPLHHLGELPIYVVLGLLAAVLAVIFIRVLYALEDFFDNWSVPMPIKTALGMVLTGAVALLLPGREVLGPGLHMIGELIAENIPLTLQMMAVLLLLKLAATSFTLGSGNSGGVFAPSLFMGAVLGGIVGQVAHAIWPDVAVNPGAYAIVGMAATFAGAARAPITAVLIVFEMSNDYKLILPLMLATVIATFFAEALFKESIYTLKLKRKGITIQAGRDVDVLQAVTVGEVMSRDFGAVSTNTTLTELSDFFARTHRHGALVLDDKGKLWGLVTVSDLDRAVEEGLPRSTHVTEIGTPRARLVVAFPDETLAEVLTRMGIRGYGRLPVVAREDPTHVLGVIRREEVIRAYNMALARRAELQHRAKRAQLRNIDGTEFVDITLNEGDAAVGKRLVEIAPLLPQDSIIISVRRDGRMLIPHGQTVFQAGDSITAFVRTSDIEQLFNALKSGAETAQQS; encoded by the coding sequence ATGACAGTGCGTGACGAGATGTCCCAAGCTGATGTTCCCGCACCTTCACAATGGGCGCTTTGGGTGGAGCGGCTGGCGGCTATTGCGCGTTGGCACCCACCCGAAGAAGTGGTGTTGTTGAGCACAGCGGTTTTCGTAGGGGTTGGCACAGGGTATGGTGCGGTTGTTTTTATCTGGCTGATTCAGCAGATTACCAATTTGCGGCTGACGTTTGAGCAGCAGATGGGGGTCGTAGGGCTGATTGCCTTTATGGCAATCGCTGGTGTTATTGTGGGGGTGATGGTCTCGCGTTGGGCGAGTGAAGCCAAAGGGCATGGTGTCCCCGAAGTGATGGAAGCGGTAGCGGTACGTGGTGGGCGCATTCGCCCCCGTGTGGCGCTGGTGAAAATTCTGGCGTCGGGGTTGACCATTGGTGCCGGTGGGTCGGCTGGGCGTGAAGGCCCTATCGTGCAGGTGGGGGCGGCGCTTGGCTCCACAGTGGGGCAATTCTTGCGTTTTTCAAACGACCGCGTGCAGACACTTGTGGCGGCGGGCTCGGCGGCGGGGATTGCCGCAACCTTCAACGCGCCCATTGCCGGCTCGATTTTCGCGCTGGAAGTGATTTTGGGGCGTTTTAGCGCCCGCAACTTTGGGGCGGTGGTGATTAGCGCCGTCTCGGCGAGTATTATCAGCCGTATTTACCTCGGTGATCAGCCGGCCTTTGCTGTACCGGCGTATCCCCTGCACCATCTTGGTGAACTTCCCATTTACGTGGTGTTGGGACTGTTGGCGGCAGTGTTGGCGGTCATCTTCATTCGTGTGCTTTATGCGTTGGAAGATTTCTTCGACAATTGGTCTGTGCCAATGCCCATCAAAACCGCTTTGGGGATGGTGCTCACGGGGGCGGTCGCTTTGTTGCTGCCGGGGCGTGAAGTGCTGGGACCCGGCTTGCACATGATTGGTGAGTTGATTGCTGAAAATATCCCGCTCACGTTGCAAATGATGGCGGTCTTGCTCCTGTTGAAACTGGCGGCGACCAGTTTCACGCTTGGTTCGGGGAACTCGGGCGGTGTTTTTGCGCCGAGCCTCTTCATGGGGGCGGTGCTGGGTGGTATCGTCGGGCAGGTCGCCCATGCCATTTGGCCTGATGTGGCGGTGAACCCTGGCGCGTATGCCATTGTTGGCATGGCGGCGACGTTTGCCGGTGCGGCGCGTGCGCCCATTACGGCAGTGCTTATTGTGTTCGAGATGTCGAACGATTACAAACTGATTTTGCCGCTCATGCTGGCAACCGTGATTGCAACCTTCTTTGCCGAAGCCTTGTTCAAGGAATCCATCTACACGCTCAAACTCAAACGCAAGGGCATTACCATTCAGGCCGGGCGCGATGTGGACGTGCTGCAGGCGGTGACGGTGGGCGAAGTGATGAGCCGCGACTTTGGCGCGGTTTCCACGAATACGACCCTCACCGAATTGTCGGACTTCTTTGCCCGCACGCACCGCCACGGTGCGTTGGTGTTGGATGACAAAGGCAAACTCTGGGGGCTGGTCACCGTCAGCGACCTGGACCGCGCGGTGGAGGAAGGTTTGCCGCGGAGCACACACGTGACGGAAATCGGCACACCGCGGGCGCGTTTGGTTGTTGCGTTCCCCGATGAAACCCTCGCCGAAGTGTTGACGCGCATGGGGATTCGCGGCTATGGGCGCTTGCCCGTGGTTGCGCGTGAAGACCCCACGCATGTGCTGGGCGTCATTCGGCGTGAGGAAGTCATACGGGCGTACAACATGGCGTTGGCGCGCCGTGCGGAACTGCAACACCGTGCCAAACGGGCGCAGTTGCGCAATATTGACGGCACTGAATTTGTTGACATTACGTTGAATGAGGGAGATGCGGCGGTTGGCAAACGGCTTGTCGAGATTGCGCCACTCTTGCCGCAGGACAGCATTATCATCTCTGTGCGCCGTGATGGGCGCATGCTGATTCCGCATGGGCAAACCGTTTTCCAGGCGGGGGACAGCATTACCGCATTTGTGCGCACCAGCGATATCGAGCAACTGTTCAACGCGCTCAAATCTGGCGCGGAAACGGCGCAGCAAAGCTGA
- a CDS encoding phosphotransferase family protein, with amino-acid sequence MAFDETIPMRPGEEIPVERLATYLRGRLPGSENPLRVRQFGGGAANLTYLLDYGTHQYVLRRPPQGPLPPSAHDMHREYRVLSVLWQAFPLAPRAFLFCEDESVIGAPFFVMERRVGVVVRREMPPQFAAIPNAARLMSAALVDALADFHAVDFAALGLSDLGKPQGFIHRQIEGWYRRWQAAQTHDLPLMDELHAWLLAHEPPEQPPTLVHNDYKLDNAMFAEDDPARLVAIFDWDMCTLGDPLSDVGALLAYWTEPDDPPHMRAMAAWIMPTGYDFMRREELVERYAQRSGRDVRHIGFYHTLGLYRIVVILAQIYKRYVAGQTQDERFAAFGTLIPLVAQAAADVAARV; translated from the coding sequence ATGGCTTTCGACGAAACCATCCCAATGCGTCCGGGTGAAGAAATACCGGTTGAGCGTTTGGCGACCTATTTGCGCGGGCGTTTGCCGGGGAGTGAAAACCCTTTGCGTGTGCGTCAGTTTGGTGGCGGTGCGGCAAACCTGACCTACCTGCTCGACTACGGCACGCACCAATACGTCTTGCGCCGCCCACCCCAAGGACCGTTGCCGCCCTCGGCGCATGATATGCACCGCGAGTATCGCGTGCTTTCTGTGCTCTGGCAGGCGTTCCCGCTGGCGCCGCGTGCTTTTCTGTTTTGCGAAGATGAAAGCGTCATCGGTGCGCCCTTTTTCGTCATGGAGCGGCGCGTGGGTGTGGTGGTACGCCGCGAGATGCCGCCCCAGTTTGCCGCTATCCCCAACGCGGCGCGCTTGATGAGTGCGGCGCTGGTAGATGCGTTGGCTGATTTTCATGCAGTGGATTTTGCAGCCTTGGGGTTGAGTGATTTGGGCAAGCCGCAGGGCTTCATCCACCGCCAAATTGAAGGCTGGTATCGGCGCTGGCAAGCCGCCCAAACGCACGATTTGCCGCTGATGGATGAGTTGCATGCCTGGCTGTTGGCGCATGAACCGCCCGAACAGCCCCCGACGCTTGTACATAACGATTACAAACTTGACAACGCCATGTTTGCCGAGGACGACCCCGCGCGCCTGGTGGCGATTTTTGATTGGGATATGTGCACGCTGGGCGACCCATTGAGTGATGTGGGGGCGCTGCTGGCCTACTGGACGGAGCCTGACGACCCACCGCATATGCGGGCGATGGCCGCCTGGATTATGCCCACGGGGTATGATTTTATGCGTCGTGAAGAGCTGGTTGAACGGTACGCCCAGCGCAGTGGCCGCGATGTTCGGCATATCGGGTTCTACCACACATTGGGGCTCTACCGCATCGTGGTCATTCTCGCGCAAATTTACAAACGCTATGTCGCGGGGCAAACGCAAGATGAACGCTTTGCCGCCTTTGGGACACTCATTCCACTGGTTGCGCAAGCCGCTGCGGATGTTGCAGCGCGGGTGTAA
- a CDS encoding Kelch repeat-containing protein: MPATMSEEPVLSPRELEVLELVAKGATNQEIARELHISPNTVKVHLRNIYEKLGVSSRTEASMVGLRDGLITLPGVEQPAESPEAETTPPPDAAPASEAVSPTVSELPVAASEGATDATAPAPASTTETAPVVRPRERAWTQWIVGSGVVAVMLLLMVIMWRLFQPSAEEQPATVFVSAEQLVQRWVALQPMPAPLADMAATPTDRFLALVGGESENGMTSAFWLYDAQADTWQESVAVPLALRHAQSAWLGGRLYLAGGETADGSVSDAVWVYTPDTETWEQGAPLPAPRSRGAMVAFEGALYLIGGWDGAQAQATIWRYSPDEDAWTETATLEEARLFPAAAVTRQGLFVYGGETPDGAPTDEGWQIRKDGTQLLLEPVRPLPVPMARVSAAVLAETLYFFDGKGIWHSNPNTQEWTYIPLPEGQAQIGGAFLAADPYLYIMGGRDTDGRLTAAVWRYTALFRTFAPIVPGGQ, translated from the coding sequence ATGCCTGCAACGATGTCAGAAGAACCGGTTTTGAGCCCGCGAGAACTGGAAGTTTTGGAATTGGTCGCCAAAGGGGCAACCAATCAGGAAATTGCCCGCGAACTCCACATTAGCCCCAACACCGTGAAGGTGCATTTGCGCAATATCTATGAAAAATTGGGCGTCTCTTCGCGCACCGAGGCTTCCATGGTCGGGTTGCGCGACGGCTTGATTACATTGCCGGGGGTTGAACAGCCCGCCGAATCACCCGAAGCCGAAACAACACCCCCGCCAGATGCAGCGCCCGCGTCTGAAGCCGTCTCGCCCACCGTGTCTGAGCTGCCTGTCGCCGCGTCGGAAGGAGCAACGGACGCAACAGCCCCAGCCCCAGCCTCAACTACCGAGACGGCGCCTGTTGTGCGCCCGCGTGAGCGCGCATGGACGCAGTGGATTGTAGGGAGTGGTGTTGTTGCGGTGATGCTTTTGCTCATGGTGATCATGTGGCGGTTGTTCCAGCCTTCTGCTGAAGAGCAGCCGGCAACCGTATTTGTGAGTGCCGAGCAACTTGTGCAACGGTGGGTGGCGCTTCAGCCAATGCCCGCCCCGTTGGCTGATATGGCCGCTACGCCGACCGACCGCTTCTTGGCGCTGGTTGGTGGTGAAAGCGAAAATGGGATGACCAGCGCCTTCTGGCTCTATGACGCCCAAGCGGATACATGGCAAGAAAGTGTTGCTGTGCCGCTTGCGCTACGTCATGCACAAAGCGCCTGGCTTGGCGGGCGGCTTTACCTTGCAGGTGGGGAAACAGCCGACGGCAGCGTGAGCGATGCCGTGTGGGTCTATACGCCTGACACAGAAACATGGGAACAGGGCGCACCGCTTCCCGCACCGCGCAGCCGTGGCGCAATGGTGGCGTTTGAAGGCGCGCTCTATCTCATCGGCGGGTGGGATGGCGCGCAGGCGCAGGCAACGATTTGGCGCTACTCCCCGGATGAAGATGCCTGGACGGAAACGGCCACGCTTGAAGAAGCACGGCTCTTTCCCGCGGCAGCCGTTACGCGGCAAGGGCTCTTTGTCTATGGAGGGGAAACGCCCGATGGTGCTCCAACTGATGAGGGGTGGCAGATACGCAAGGATGGTACGCAGCTGCTCCTTGAGCCGGTGCGCCCCTTGCCTGTGCCCATGGCGCGTGTCTCAGCGGCGGTGCTCGCCGAAACATTGTACTTCTTCGATGGAAAAGGTATCTGGCATTCCAACCCCAATACACAAGAATGGACGTACATACCGCTACCGGAAGGGCAAGCACAAATAGGGGGCGCTTTCCTTGCCGCCGACCCCTATCTCTACATCATGGGCGGTCGCGACACCGATGGGCGCCTCACTGCTGCTGTTTGGCGCTACACGGCGCTTTTCCGCACATTTGCGCCCATCGTGCCGGGGGGGCAGTAA
- a CDS encoding tyrosine-type recombinase/integrase — MGKPRQLSLFSTDDETPSNESAPIIETPPLRPTATLAAAINAYRDYMLRKKFSQHTIKAFTSDLRLLMRYLGKTTPINTIRTAHLKQFLTWLREERGVPCSPKSYQRRITTLKSFFKWLHDEGILPTDPAAPIIHQRAATPLPEILYDDEIERILAVARRRRFDPDTPDARPYLLFTLLLKTGIKKGECANIKLTDIDTSHADAPELYVRYKDPRHAHKERKLALPRDFAEVLREYLAQYEPDEHLFECTPRNLEYVLQGLAEEAGVVKGCSFAMLRMTCAVRDWQAGMPPERLRRKLGLSEITWRETEPKIAILAERGL, encoded by the coding sequence ATGGGGAAACCACGTCAACTTTCGCTCTTTTCCACCGACGATGAAACACCATCAAATGAATCAGCGCCTATCATCGAAACGCCACCATTGCGCCCCACGGCAACGTTGGCTGCCGCTATCAACGCCTACCGCGACTACATGCTCCGCAAAAAATTCAGCCAGCATACCATCAAAGCCTTCACCAGCGATTTGCGGCTTCTCATGCGCTATTTGGGCAAAACAACCCCTATCAACACGATTCGCACAGCCCATCTCAAACAATTCCTGACGTGGCTACGCGAGGAACGAGGCGTTCCCTGCTCTCCCAAGTCGTATCAACGGCGTATCACCACACTCAAATCGTTCTTCAAATGGCTACACGATGAAGGCATTCTGCCGACCGACCCCGCCGCGCCGATCATTCACCAACGTGCGGCAACACCGCTCCCCGAAATTCTGTACGATGACGAAATCGAGCGCATTTTGGCCGTGGCACGCCGGCGCCGCTTTGACCCCGACACGCCCGACGCACGCCCCTATTTGCTGTTTACGCTGCTTCTCAAAACGGGCATCAAAAAAGGGGAATGCGCAAACATTAAACTGACCGACATTGACACCAGTCACGCGGACGCCCCCGAACTGTATGTGCGCTACAAAGACCCCCGCCATGCCCACAAAGAGCGCAAACTGGCATTGCCCCGTGATTTTGCCGAGGTGTTGCGTGAATATCTCGCACAGTACGAGCCAGACGAGCACCTTTTCGAGTGCACGCCGCGCAATCTGGAATACGTGTTGCAGGGGCTTGCCGAAGAAGCCGGGGTTGTCAAGGGGTGTTCATTCGCCATGCTGCGCATGACCTGCGCCGTGCGCGATTGGCAAGCGGGAATGCCGCCGGAGCGATTACGGCGCAAATTGGGGTTGAGCGAGATTACATGGCGCGAGACAGAGCCGAAAATCGCGATTCTGGCCGAGCGGGGGCTGTAA
- a CDS encoding response regulator, which translates to MSARILVLEDNQELLALYQKMLSALGGYDVEAVSTIYDATRALQTRHFDFFICDLNLVQENSFDFLRRWTSMLQHDGTHILVVSAESQYMPMVQELGIEFFLVKPIDMQALLDLLGRLKHQPLS; encoded by the coding sequence ATGAGCGCACGTATTCTTGTGCTGGAAGACAATCAGGAACTGCTCGCCCTCTATCAGAAAATGCTCTCTGCTCTAGGCGGCTACGACGTCGAAGCCGTTTCGACAATATACGATGCCACGCGCGCCTTACAGACACGCCATTTTGACTTTTTCATCTGCGATTTGAACCTTGTGCAAGAAAACAGTTTCGACTTCCTGCGCCGTTGGACATCCATGCTGCAACATGATGGGACCCACATCCTGGTTGTCTCCGCGGAGTCGCAGTATATGCCGATGGTGCAGGAACTGGGGATTGAGTTTTTCCTCGTGAAGCCCATTGACATGCAAGCGCTGCTTGATTTACTCGGACGCTTGAAGCACCAACCTCTTTCATAA
- a CDS encoding baeRF7 domain-containing protein, translated as MAYLTRDQLRSLMEYRAPSCVTIYMPTLGVGPETQKFPIHLKNLLAEAQERLIERGMRAPDAEALLQPARAVLDDRLFWRNASRTLAMFVGPNLFETYHLPHDTRELVYVADRFAIKPLLRLFANDGRFYVLALNLGGVRLYEGSKYTLHEVAAESMPKSLGEILQYDEFERTLQFHSGVVAQTDRGTTGSVVFHGQGGGGDENWRKEAMVRYLKAVDAGLREMLGAEQPWVVLAGVAHLRGIFREVSRYPRLAPNDIDANPDTLSSDELHARAYGIMRPIFMEREKDAIALFEHLLGTQSPRAATEMREIVPAAYFARVEVLFADVDRPVWGTFNRESGDVSIHAEQTPESIDLLDFAVVHTLRNGGTVFALPSERMPATTTPVAAIFRY; from the coding sequence ATGGCATATCTGACCCGCGACCAATTACGCAGCCTCATGGAGTATCGTGCCCCATCATGCGTGACCATCTACATGCCCACCCTTGGTGTGGGACCGGAGACGCAAAAATTCCCCATCCACCTCAAGAACTTGCTCGCCGAAGCCCAGGAGCGGCTGATTGAACGAGGGATGCGCGCCCCCGACGCTGAGGCTTTGTTGCAGCCGGCGCGCGCCGTTCTGGATGATCGACTTTTCTGGCGGAATGCGAGTCGTACACTGGCGATGTTTGTGGGGCCCAATCTGTTTGAGACGTATCATTTGCCGCACGATACACGTGAGCTCGTGTATGTCGCCGACCGCTTTGCCATCAAGCCTTTGTTGCGGCTGTTCGCCAATGATGGACGTTTCTATGTCCTCGCACTCAACCTGGGGGGCGTGCGGCTGTATGAAGGCAGCAAATACACGTTGCACGAAGTCGCCGCCGAGAGCATGCCGAAGAGTTTAGGTGAAATTTTGCAGTACGATGAATTTGAACGCACATTGCAATTCCACAGTGGCGTGGTTGCTCAAACTGACCGCGGGACAACCGGCTCGGTCGTCTTCCACGGGCAGGGGGGCGGCGGCGATGAGAACTGGCGCAAAGAGGCAATGGTACGCTACCTCAAAGCCGTAGATGCGGGGCTTCGCGAGATGTTGGGCGCCGAGCAGCCTTGGGTTGTGCTGGCTGGGGTGGCGCATTTGCGTGGTATTTTTCGCGAAGTTTCCCGCTACCCGCGCCTTGCGCCCAACGATATTGACGCGAACCCGGACACCCTCTCGTCTGACGAATTGCATGCACGCGCATACGGCATTATGCGCCCCATTTTCATGGAGCGCGAAAAGGATGCCATTGCGCTTTTTGAGCACTTGCTGGGCACACAAAGCCCCCGCGCCGCCACCGAGATGCGCGAAATTGTACCGGCGGCTTATTTTGCCCGCGTTGAGGTACTCTTTGCCGATGTTGATCGCCCTGTGTGGGGGACGTTCAATCGTGAATCGGGCGATGTGAGCATCCATGCCGAACAAACGCCTGAAAGCATTGACCTTCTCGATTTTGCGGTCGTCCATACGTTGCGCAACGGGGGGACAGTGTTCGCCTTGCCATCCGAGCGGATGCCCGCTACAACGACGCCTGTCGCCGCCATCTTCCGATACTGA
- a CDS encoding FHA domain-containing protein has protein sequence MLDEIAALKSQAGFAEPHEWILNGELLTIGRWPDNDIVLAHRDVAQHHASVHRSSDGFVIEDLGSDNGTFVNGERVHSSQPLHNGDLIYIPPHFELLFYIKQPTIKSGRLIGVHVDSEAHEVYVNGQLLEPPLSTAQYTLLLLLLRRAGEIVEREEIVSLIWPPHEADHVSDQAIDALVRRLRERLAEIDPDHQYILTIRGHGFRFENRE, from the coding sequence ATGCTCGATGAAATTGCCGCCTTGAAAAGTCAGGCCGGGTTTGCAGAACCGCATGAGTGGATTCTCAATGGCGAGTTGCTAACGATTGGGCGCTGGCCTGACAACGATATTGTGCTTGCCCATCGTGATGTAGCCCAACATCATGCCTCGGTTCACCGTTCAAGCGATGGATTTGTGATTGAGGATTTGGGAAGCGACAATGGAACGTTTGTGAATGGTGAACGTGTGCACTCCTCTCAACCGCTCCACAATGGCGATCTTATTTACATTCCCCCACATTTTGAGTTGCTTTTTTATATCAAACAACCCACTATCAAATCAGGGCGGTTGATTGGCGTGCATGTTGATTCGGAAGCACATGAAGTGTATGTCAACGGGCAATTGCTTGAACCACCACTTAGCACAGCCCAATACACGCTCTTGCTGCTTCTGCTTCGGCGGGCTGGTGAAATTGTTGAACGCGAAGAGATTGTCAGCCTGATTTGGCCGCCACATGAAGCCGACCACGTGAGCGACCAGGCGATTGACGCCCTTGTGCGCCGCCTGCGCGAACGCCTGGCCGAGATTGACCCCGACCATCAATATATCCTCACCATTCGGGGGCATGGTTTTCGTTTTGAAAATCGCGAATGA